In the Malania oleifera isolate guangnan ecotype guangnan chromosome 1, ASM2987363v1, whole genome shotgun sequence genome, one interval contains:
- the LOC131164784 gene encoding LRR receptor-like serine/threonine-protein kinase RPK2 produces MPIIVQPLMGSSSVIKWHHLFYLVSLFSILFSAHGDAGSDKSALLRFKSSVSDPSGVLSGWNSSSPDPCSWFGVLCNSNFRVLALNITGGGGKGNSSAFTCGDLAQVPLYGLAIRRKCLDNNVKLVGNLSPVIAKLTELRVLVLPFNELSGVIPNEIWGMEQLEVFDLEGNLFTGSLPSQFQGFRNLQVLNLGFNRIAGEMPTSLSNCMNLEILNLAGNQLNGTIPGFLSQLRELREVYLSFNQLGGSIPIDFGRNCANLEHLDLAGNFFVGGIPSSLGSCSNLRSLQLYSNLFDEVIPPELGRLQKLEVLDVSRNSLSGFIPPELGNCSELSALVLSNLFDPLPNINSSKENSLSVQLSSTNDDCNYFQGAIPAEITALPKLRVVWAPRATLEGRLPSNWSACNRLEMVNLAQNFFDGKIHAGYLWCKKLHFLDLSSNRLTGELVDKLPVPCMTLFDVSGNLLSGPIPRFLSDTCPDVPSNGFSLDLGDLSSAYISFFSYKTQVGTLARLSVGDVGLAVFHNFGGNNFSGTFQSLPIASERLGRQTTYSFLAGGNQLTVAFPGNLFEKCDGLNAMIVNVSNNKISGQIPERFDAMCKSLQFLDASGNQISGSIPLSMGDLVFLVALNLSQNLLQGQIPDTLGQIKGLKYLSLAGNNLTGAIPSSLGNLSSLEVLELSKNSLSGEIPKHIVNLSSLTALLLNNNKLSGQIPSGLANVTTLSAFNVSFNNLSGPLTLNGNLMKCSSFLGNPLLGSSSCRLFSLTVPSSDPEGRDGNSQNYADSPPGSSTSRRKSSRFNSIEIASITSASAIVSVLLALLVLCIYTWKWKPQSTILMSAKREVTVFTEIGVPLTFENVVRATGSFNASNCIGNGGFGATYKAEISPGFIVAIKRLAVGRFQGVQQFHAEIKTLGRLRHQNLVTLIGYHACETEMFLIYNYLPGGNLEKFIQERSTRAVDWRTLHKIALDIARALAYLHDQCVPRVLHRDVKPSNILLDDDFNAYLSDFGLARLLGTSETHATTGVAGTFGYVAPEYAMTCRVSDKADVYSYGVVLLELLSDKKALDPSFSSFGNGFNIVAWASMLLRQGRAKEFFTSGLWDAGPHDDLVEVLHLAVVCTVDSLSTRPTMKQVVRRLKQLQPPSC; encoded by the coding sequence ATGCCCATTATTGTGCAACCATTGATGGGTTCTTCTTCTGTCATCAAATGGCACCACCTTTTCTATCTCGTCTCTCTCTTTTCGATCTTGTTCTCTGCTCATGGCGACGCGGGTTCTGACAAATCGGCGCTTCTTCGGTTCAAAAGCTCTGTTTCGGATCCCTCCGGAGTGCTTTCCGGGTGGAATTCAAGTAGTCCTGATCCCTGCTCGTGGTTCGGCGTGCTGTGCAACTccaattttagggttttggccctGAATATCACCGGTGGCGGCGGCAAAGGTAATTCCAGTGCTTTCACTTGCGGTGATTTAGCTCAGGTTCCACTATATGGGCTGGCTATTAGGAGGAAATGCTTGGATAATAATGTGAAGTTAGTTGGAAATTTGTCGCCTGTGATTGCAAAGCTTACTGAACTTAGGGTTTTGGTGCTTCCTTTCAATGAGTTGAGTGGGGTGATCCCTAATGAAATTTGGGGCATGGAGCAGTTGGAAGTTTTTGATCTAGAGGGAAATTTGTTTACTGGATCTTTGCCGTCTCAATTTCAGGGTTTTAGGAACTTGCAGGTTCTTAATCTCGGATTTAATAGGATTGCTGGAGAGATGCCTACCTCCCTTTCGAACTGTATGAATCTAGAAATCTTGAATTTAGCAGGTAATCAGCTTAATGGAACGATTCCTGGATTTTTAAGTCAGTTGCGTGAGTTGAGGGAAGTGTATTTGTCATTTAATCAGCTTGGTGGTTCCATTCCAATCGACTTTGGGAGAAATTGTGCAAACCTTGAGCATTTGGATTTGGCTGGTAATTTTTTCGTTGGTGGAATTCCAAGTAGCTTGGGAAGCTGCAGTAATCTGCGGTCACTACAGTTATATTCAAATTTGTTTGATGAGGTTATTCCTCCTGAACTTGGTCGGCTTCAGAAGCTGGAAGTTTTGGATGTTTCAAGGAACAGCCTCAGTGGTTTCATACCACCTGAGCTTGGTAATTGCTCTGAGTTGTCGGCTTTGGTGCTCTCAAATCTGTTTGATCCACTACCAAACATCAATAGCTCAAAAGAGAATTCCTTATCGGTGCAGTTGAGCTCTACTAATGATGATTGTAATTATTTTCAAGGTGCCATTCCTGCAGAAATTACTGCCCTACCCAAGCTCAGGGTAGTATGGGCACCAAGGGCAACTCTCGAGGGAAGGTTGCCGAGCAATTGGAGTGCTTGTAACCGCTTGGAGATGGTTAACTTAGCTCAGAATTTTTTTGATGGGAAAATTCATGCAGGGTATCTTTGGTGCAAGAAACTTCATTTTCTTGACTTGAGCTCAAATAGGCTGACAGGGGAGCTTGTTGACAAACTTCCAGTTCCTTGCATGACTCTGTTTGATGTCAGTGGGAACCTTTTGTCTGGTCCTATTCCCAGATTTCTTTCTGATACGTGCCCTGATGTTCCCTCAAATGGATTTTCTTTAGACCTGGGCGACTTATCATCTgcatatatatcatttttttcatACAAAACACAGGTTGGAACCCTTGCACGATTGTCTGTAGGAGATGTTGGTCTTGCAGTTTTTCATAATTTTGGTGGTAACAACTTTAGTGGTACTTTCCAGTCATTGCCAATTGCATCAGAAAGACTAGGGAGGCAGACTACATACTCATTTCTTGCTGGTGGAAACCAGCTCACTGTTGCATTCCCTGGAAATTTATTTGAGAAGTGTGATGGATTAAATGCAATGATTGTCAATGTTAGCAACAATAAGATATCTGGTCAAATTCCAGAAAGATTTGATGCAATGTGTAAGTCTCTCCAATTTTTGGATGCCTCTGGGAATCAGATTTCTGGGTCCATTCCCCTTAGCATGGGTGATTTAGTTTTTCTTGTTGCTTTAAACTTGAGTCAAAACCTGTTGCAAGGACAGATTCCAGACACTCTTGGCCAGATAAAGGGTCTGAAGTATCTTTCTTTGGCTGGCAATAACCTGACTGGCGCCATTCCTTcgagtttaggaaatttgagcTCTCTAGAAGTGCTGGAACTATCTAAAAACTCTCTATCTGGTGAAATTCCAAAACATATTGTGAACTTGAGCAGCCTGACTGCTCTCCTGCTCAACAACAATAAACTCTCAGGGCAGATTCCCTCTGGTTTGGCAAATGTGACAACCCTCTCAGCATTCAACGTGTCCTTCAATAACTTGTCTGGGCCACTGACATTGAATGGTAACTTGATGAAGTGCAGTAGTTTCCTTGGAAACCCTCTTCTTGGGTCATCATCATGCAGACTGTTCTCCTTAACAGTGCCATCTTCAGATCCAGAGGGGAGAGATGGGAATTCACAAAATTATGCTGATTCGCCACCAGGAAGTTCAACTTCTAGAAGAAAAAGCAGTCGTTTCAACTCAATTGAGATTGCATCGATAACATCTGCATCAGCCATTGTTTCAGTTCTTTTAGCTCTTCTTGTCCTCTGCATCTACACCTGGAAATGGAAGCCACAGTCCACAATTCTAATGTCTGCCAAGAGGGAAGTTACTGTTTTCACTGAAATTGGGGTTCCTTTGACGTTTGAGAATGTTGTACGTGCTACAGGAAGTTTCAATGCAAGCAACTGCATTGGGAATGGGGGTTTTGGAGCAACTTACAAGGCTGAGATCTCTCCAGGTTTCATTGTGGCAATAAAACGGCTTGCTGTTGGACGGTTCCAGGGGGTGCAACAATTCCATGCAGAAATCAAAACTCTTGGGAGGCTACGTCATCAAAATCTTGTGACTCTAATTGGCTATCATGCCTGCGAAACTGAGATGTTCCTCATATATAATTATTTGCCTGGTGGCAATCTCGAAAAGTTTATTCAGGAAAGGTCTACAAGAGCTGTGGATTGGAGGACACTCCACAAGATTGCTTTGGACATTGCCCGTGCACTTGCCTATCTACACGATCAATGCGTGCCACGAGTCCTCCATCGCGATGTCAAGCCCAGCAATATTTTGTTGGACGATGACTTCAATGCATACTTATCTGACTTTGGATTAGCCAGGCTTCTGGGAACTTCTGAAACACATGCCACAACAGGAGTGGCTGGAACTTTTGGTTATGTTGCTCCAGAATATGCAATGACTTGCCGTGTTTCTGACAAGGCAGATGTTTATAGTTATGGAGTGGTGTTGCTTGAGTTATTGTCAGACAAGAAAGCCCTTGATCCATCATTCTCTTCTTTTGGAAATGGTTTCAATATAGTTGCTTGGGCATCCATGCTCTTGCGACAGGGCCGAGCCAAGGAGTTCTTCACTTCAGGCCTCTGGGATGCAGGTCCCCATGATGATTTGGTTGAGGTTTTACATTTAGCAGTTGTGTGCACTGTTGATTCTCTCTCTACCAGGCCTACAATGAAGCAAGTTGTAAGAAGGCTGAAGCAACTTCAACCCCCATCATGTTAG